Below is a window of Conger conger chromosome 16, fConCon1.1, whole genome shotgun sequence DNA.
tgcaggggggggggggggggggtctcttctgatggagggaggcagggagagtgaCGGACCGGAGCGACTAAGAGGAAGAATAGGGGCGGAGAGAGGAGTGAAGACATGATGTGGAGGGGTGATGCAGAGCAAtgtgtaacagagagagagagagagagagagagagagagagagagagagagagagaggtgctgcaaaaATGTGGCACAGCCTGAGGGACAGCTGCGACGCTTTATGATTATACAttatatcatttaaaaataatttattattattattattattattattattattattattattattattattattattattattattattattattattgcggcacggatggtgcagtgggtagcactgccgcctcacagcaaggaggtcctgggttcgaatccctgtcggccggggcctctctgtgtggagtttgcatgttctcctcgtgttcgtgtgggtttcctctgggtactctggtttcctcccacagtccaaagacatgcaggttaggctgattggagagtctaaattgcccgtaggtatgagtgtgtgagtgaatggtgtgtgtgccctgcgatggactggcgatctgtccagggtgtattcctgcctttcgcccaatgtatgctgggataggttccagcccccctgcgaccctgttcaggatatgcGGATAAGGatgatgaattaatgaattattattattatgattattattgttattagccTAATAATGATTCGTTTTTGTATTTACATGTTATGTGCCAGTTATGTGTCTATGTCTATGTGCATTGCAGCTTATgtacattgttgttttttcgtaatgctttggcaatacatatactaaaataattcattatattaaattgagagagagagagagagagagagagagagactgacgaGAGTGATAGCTACAGAGAACAgacagaggcagggagaggagagaagatgtAGAGGAGTAATGCAGAGCAAATGTGTAACAGTACTTACACAGCACTACCATCATGCGGAAACGATACCAATCCGCTCTCATTCTTCATCAATCCCGGGACACAATTTATTTGAATGacatttctggaaaaaaaagaaaataaatcatgtcAGGacatttctcctcttttttgaAAAATCAAATATAAGGTAATTAACgcaatatgttttttaaaacaaatgcaaagtgaaaaaaaaagcaagcaaatGAGCTCTCCTCACCGGCGTAGTTCCTGCTTCCTTATATAGATCTGTAGCTGGAAGAGGAAATGAGAGATTAATGGATCTCTTTTATTGCAGCTTTTTAAACACCAATTACACTGCTGCATCTATCTCCATTAGAGGGACAGCAGAGAAGCCAGCCTGACCTCTGAGGATCGAGTTTCTGACGGGATTATTTTTCCAGGTGGCCCAGGGTATgggggagaaaagggagaaagagaagccATTCTGGGCCCAGCCGGAGAGAGTCGGGGTTTGGCTTCCTGTCCGAGGTCGGAGGTCACGGCCCGGTAGCGAGGAGAAGCGTTACAGTTTGGCTGTGAGGTGGCTGTGGACCTTCTGGCTCGGGTGCCGTGGCCTCCTCCGTTCTGTGCGCAGGGACGTCTCAAATGCCAAACAGTAGCGCTTATATTCACtcaacccaaaaaaataaagattggGGATACTTACCATTTCCTTTGTTGCAATTTTTCTCAGAGCTTCAGGATGATTTCCAGCGCTAAACTCTAATGGCTGTAATAGCTATAATGATGGCATAAAGGGATTAGGgtttaaaagaaaattaattgaTCTATCAATCGATTTGGGCCTCTCTGTCATTCTTATATTGAGTCATGAATAAATATGAGTCACAGTGAAATTATTGATAGATAAATTAGAGCAGACGATAGATAACATTAATACTGCATGCTATTTCATGTAATGgaattattattgatatttacAGACGTCAGTCACATGATAGAATCATGTCCACCGACAGTTCTGCTTCATTCTAACAGATGGACTTGCACTACGCAGCCAAtagattattacattacattaaatgctatttaataataataatagtaataatcttTATTGTCCACACAAATGTGGAGATTTGCCTTTAGCTTCACAGGTTGGttaaaaacacacagtaaaTCACAATAAATACACGACACTGACAACAATAACAGACATGGTTCCGGtgtgaagcttttatccaaagcaacttacacttgattagactaagcaggggacaatcccccctggagaaatgtggggttaaggcccAACAACTGCAGATCTTATCCCACcatcacagtcatgtaccttagccactagactacaggctaccGCCTTCAACAGAGTCATATGCAAATTACGGATAAGAAAGGATATTAAAGCCATACAAGCTTAAAGCAGCATGTTGATAATGCTTTGTGTGGACCTAAACAAGTGCttgatatatgtatatacattgtCTTCTATATGGCTTGGGACAAATAAgttcatgtttttattgatatggctctgtactccacacatttagatttgtaatgaaaCCATTAACACGTGGTTCAGGatatttctatacattttagtttcaccatgtagaaatgacagcactttttatacattcccattgttatacatttcattacaaatctaaaatcgTGGTGTAATTGTGAGGAACAGCAAAAATATGTCttcgtcccaaacattatggagggcacccGATATTCCCATGCCAAAATGCAGGCTGTTTTCCTTTTAGTTCTGccctgtgtttttaattttttacttttttaaaacagGGTTATGGTGATTCAGCCTTTAGACTACTTGCCatttttttcaggaaaaaaactaCACTTTCAGCATCTATCTCAATTTTGTCCGTAAGCAtgcttttaaattacatttagatATTTGCATGGACCAAATGAATAGAAATGGTCAAACCATCCAGGGTAATATTCAGCCCATTTGGCAGTCTTGGTGCAGGAGCAAGATCAGTTCCACAGCCTAGACGGGTCTAGGTGGCAGTGTAGCACAGCAGTTATGAAACTCGACTCACAGCTCAGAGACGGCAGGTCCCAGAGATCGTGCTGCCACCCTCGAGCAGGTCACTTCACCTAAGGTGCTTCAATAAATATCCAGATGTATGAACAAAAGAACTAAGCTGTATACGTCTCTgtgaataagagtgtctgctaaatgcttcaaggtagtgtaatgtaatgcctcagTGACTGCACCCCATGGGTCTATAGCCACATGGCTGAATTGACTTTGTCCTGCTAGGGGTTAAGCCAGTCATGGAGTATCAGGTGACCCCCCCCTCTAGTACATTATCGCCAGGCAATAACATGCCAAGCACCcactgcctttaaaaaaaacccccagcaGTTTAAAGCAGTCATCTGCATTATGCCCTGACCTTGGAGCAAGTGTGCAGAAAACTGTGTGACAGGAGGCTtgtaagtactgtatatatatttatatattcctTATGCTGGGCTGAACTTCCACCGTACCTGCGCTGCTTCACTGGCGAGTCTACTGTTTAATGAGAAACTGGtgccttcagagagagagagagggcaggtggAGACTGAGGGTCGGAAGTGCCAGTGGAATTCATTCAACCGTATCTTagggttttttcagcaggaaatgGGAGGGCTCTTTTACTGTACACATATGGCTGGCCCACACATAATAGGCAGAGGGGCTATGAcctttcagataaaaaaaaacgttattctttaaaaatccCTAATCATCATCAACCGCACAAATTGCGAAACAGTGATAGCACTGAAATTGACTCCCAACGGTAATTTATCATAGAAAAGGTCTCCTTCTTCATCTTTTCATTCTGAGCCTTGCCAAGTCACAGCTTTCCGGGAACGCCGGAAGTAAAGAAACGGCTTGCTTTCCAAACAACGACGGAAATAATTGGCGCTCATGCTGTGGAATGGCCCTGACACTGCGCTGCATTAATTGCTTCGCGAAAATACTGGGAAAGCACATCTCAAACGAACAATGGAGCTGTCCATTTCCATATCTACCTTCGCCGAGAATACATCATAAATTATTTAGGATAGACATTCCACCTTTGAAGAAGATAGGTGGGGGTCGTGCCATAATGGCTCTGGTTTCACATGCAACGGTCCAAATGTGGAAAGCAGAGCTCTGAAGTACATCACTCATAATGCAATCAAGGTTTCTACCGGCACTGCtttatgtacatacagtacttataGATCAAAAGCTTGAGTGAGCACACAGTCAAGCACACAGTTTAAAACGTGCAGTAAATGTGCAAAAACCCTGTCGTTATTTTCCGTAACAGTGCGGTCCAGATGACCACGAGGACTTGATGTTAAATTATGAGTGAATTACTGCAGCATTATTGCAAATTGAAAGTTTGAAATGCACCGATAATGGCCAGAACAATGGGAAACGAGTGCATCCTGTTGCTGTAGCACTTATAGCACATTTCTAGCATGACTATGCAAAAACTAAAGCATCTATTTTTCATTAGCTTTGCTAATAGGTGTTTTACATTTTACGGCGCAGTGTCTGGTCTTTTAGTTCATTATCATTGCTGAGGTTTtcaatgtatgcatgtatgtgcctCTTTAATCTTGAAGGGACATTTTAAGTGAgaccatttttttcctttttatataGCAAAACATTTATTGTAAAAATTGCTGGTGATATCATATCACATCCCCCAAGTAAAACAGTTGCCCATCCTTTTTCAGACCAGAGGCTGCAcacataaaaactttaaatcCAATCCtgtttaccaaaacaaaaaatcctaCTTCTCTATTCAGTGCTGAAAAAGTGCTGTGGTTCAACCACATGATTCCATGTTTAACAGCACTTGCCGTACTGTTATGTAATAATTAGACATTCTAGAACACTggaagtggaaaaacactgTTGCTACGGTTTATATAGCTGTTCCGCAAACAGAAGTTGTAATACTTGGCATTTGGAAATTAGAAGGTGCCAGTTCTTCACTTGCTGAGTGAAGGTTCAGAGGAGTCCCCCCATGGACTACGGCGTCTTAAATAAGCTACGTCTGGAAGGGAAGCTGTGTGACGCGGTGATCGAGGTCAGCGGCACAAGGTTTAGCGCTCACAAGGCCATCCTGTGCACCAGCAGCTCTTACTTCTGGTGAGTGATGAGTGGTAAGGGCCTTACACGACAGGCCTTGCTCTGCATGTTTGCGTTTTTGATGGGTAAGTAACGAGTGACAAATATCCATCctcatcattgtcatcatcatcacgcTGGCTATTAATGTACGCCAGATCCCATATTTATTAGGTCACGCacttgttaaatacattttgataacATAACCTATCAATGGCAAGACAAGATTCAGGCATTCAGCTTAGTTtgctaaaagctaaatagtatctagcaccggaTTAAGCCTGGTCTTTAAAAGCCCCAGTGTAAATATGTTAATatgtgaataaatacataatagtgaataaatatatattcatgtAGGGTTTTGTATTCCATTTGGACTCTTCACGTACAAGGAGGTATTAAAGTAAAAGGGCCTATTATCAAAGGGTAGATTTTGAATATGAGAGCAAAATAAGCAAAACGATCTCCACAAACACTTGCGTTtccacagtgacacaatttcagCTTCAAATGTGGGGGGCCTTTATGCAAAGCTTATGTTACAGCGGTCTGTAAAAGTGCAGGGGTCATGCCCCCCAACCCCTGTCTGCCCCCGTCCCTCCCATAAACTGTGACTCGTTACCTCGTAAACACCATTTTATAAACGGTGTTTACGAGGTGATGTCTCTTTTTCCAAATTGGTGTGGCGTAATCTCCTCGCCCTGGTGTGAAAATCACGCTACAGCCAACTTGTAATAACCAGTcgccagccgtttcaaaacttagcttgagcggTTTATTGTCAGCAGGGTAGCTTCATACAATGGTCTTTCTGTCTCGCCAATTTGGCGATTGTCTGCAACTATCGTGAGCGAGGCGGTCGCACAGAAACTGTATGTGTTGAACTGTAACTGCATGAACCCAAGGAGCCCCAATGGCGCCCGTGGCGGCTCAAAACCACGCTTTCAGcgcgccccctctctcccagctcGGTGTTCACCGGCAGCGTCCATGCGGAACAGCAGGAGCACAGCGTCCCCGGCGTGTCGGCGGACACCATGAGGCTCCTCATCGAGCACGTCTATGGCCAGGACCTCGAGGTCACCGAGGCCAACGTGGCGCCCCTCCTGGAGGCCGCGGTGGGCCTGGGCTTCCCGCGCGCGGCCCGCGCGTGCTTCGACTTCCTGGAGGCCCGGCTGCGCCCGGGGAACTGCGTGGGGATCTGGAGCGCGGCCGCCCCCTGCCCCGGCCTGAGGCTCCGTGCGTACGGCTTCATCCTGCGCCACTTCGCCGAGGTGGGCCGCACCTCCCCGGAGATCCTGGGGCTGCCCCTGCCGCAGCTCTGTCGCATCGCCGGGGACGACGAGCTCAACGTCAAGGAGGAGAGCGTGGTGTTCGACGTGATACTCCGCTGGATCGCGCACTGTCCCTCAGAGCGGGAAGCCTACATCTCTGTGCTGTTGCCCAAGGTATCCGAGATGCTCTGAAAGGCATACGGCGCCAGAATGTTCAACCTCGGTGTGGTCCTCTGTTTACAATCAAATAAGTCTCCTCCTCTGTGTTCAACCCCACCCAATCACCtctgtttatattttatatggtTTTATACCAGTTTATAGTATCACATGAATATGACGGAGCttgattattttacattttccaggTAAAAATCCTACATAGGATGCATTAACCTGTCTCACACATCAAATAACTTTTTCATCCCATATGAATCCTGGATACTCATCTAATTAGCCTGGATTTAATGCATATTGCTTAAGAAATATGGGTCTCAGTAGTATAACGCATaggtgaggaagagagaaaggtaATATTGATTAATTTGAAGAACAGAGtgatttcatattcatatgtaTAGTGCTGCAATTGCTTGCAGGAGTCTACTGCTCTGTCTGTCCGTATGTCCGTCTGTCAAGGTGCGGATGTCCTTCCTGGATCCCGACTACTTCCGGCACAACGTGATGGAGAACCCGGTGGTGAAGGAGAGCAAGGAGTGCCGGGACCTGCTCATGAAGACCAGAAGGTTCCTGCAGAACCGCTTGGTGACCAGGCTCTTCAGCTCCTTCACCAGCACCCAGCACTTCCTCCCGCGGCTCCCCCACGCCGTCCTGCTGGCCGTGGGGGGCTGGAGCGAACACGGCTACGTCGCCGCCCTGGAGTCGTACGACGTGCGGGCCAACTGCTGGGTCGGCGTGCCGCAGGACCGCGAGGAGCCCCGGGTCTACCACGGGGCGGCCTACCTCGGCGGCTTCGTGTACTGCGTCGGGGGCCGCGGCGAAGACCAGTTCTTCAGCAGCGTGCGCAGGATGGACGTGGCGACGCTGGAGTGGCGCGAGGCCGCGCCCATGCACCAGCGCCGCGCCTACGTGAGCGTGGCCGTGCTGGGCGGGCGGCTCTACGCCATGGGCGGCTTCGACGGGCACGTCGGCCACAGCACGGCCGAACGCTACGAGCCCGAGACCAACCAGTGGAGCTACATCCAGCCCATGAACGAGCAGAGGAGGGACGCTAGCGCCGCTACGCTACACGGCAAGGTGGGGCGAGCAGCCTGACGGCAAGAACAGAGCCGCAGGTCTCTGCttttaaaaagaatgaaaacttGATTTATTTCTACCTGAACAATGTGAATGGTTGGCTGGCCACAGTGTAGCTAGAAAGATGCTTGTGCAAAGATGGAAGCCACCACACTCCCCTGCCCCTGGTCTCATTGGGGAAATAGCTTCCTCCAGATTGCCTACATAGAGATATCGATCATGTACTCATGGAATTAATTACAGAAAGTTGGATGCCTGGCGTGGTAGCTGCTGCTGTCAAATTTTAGTTGTGATTTTGGCtgtttatatatctttttttatttggctggTCTTTTGAATGTTCTTCGTAGcctggagggggggcgggggggggggggggggtatcatgccatgggggatgtgggggggaCTTTtttcaagggggggggggggacctgtgaaatattctgtttattttcattgcatAAAGAAAAGAATGAACCTCATGCAAATATGTTCCTTTGTGGGAGCTGATTGTTccaagaaaatgtacaaaaatgtagaaatgtaaaaatgtacgaGCCAGCTACACTATTAGTGGCTTTttgcaaaccacacacacactcaatagaACAGAAGCAGACCTTGTTACTGGCTTCATTTCCCTTAAAAcattataaacattttaaaaggttgTAAAATGCTTTGACCTGTGTATTCGGCTATGACGCCATCAGATTTGCTCCTCGAAAGACATTAAAAACAAGACTGAATATCCTTAGCTCGAGTATTCTTCCAAACTGAACTGAGCTGAAGTTCTGCCGTGCCAAAATGGGCTCCAGCCCATATTCTTATCCGTTTTTCACTCTCATCCAGGTGTACATCTGTGGGGGCTTCAATGGACAGGAGTGTGTCTTCACTGTAGAGTGCTACACCCCCCAGACGGACTACTGGACCCTGATCACCCCCATGAACAGGCGTCGCAGCGGGCTGGGTGTGGTGGCATATGGAGAGGAGATCTATGCGGTGAGCTCACTCCCCAAGCCCGACTGTACTGTCCCTGCTCCCCCAGTCTCaacactgagagagtgagagagagtgagagtgtgagagagagtgagagagtgagagaggaagagagagagtgagagagtggcagagagtgggagacagagagtgagtgagagagtgagagagtgagagagagtgagagagtggcagagagtgggagacagagagtgagtgagagtgtgagagagagtgagagagtggcagagagtgggagacagagagtgagtgagagtgtgagagagagtgagagagtggcagagagtgggagacagagagtgagtgagagtgtgagagagagtgagagagtggtagagagtgggagacagagagtgagtgagagtgtgagagagagagtgagagagtggcagagagtgggagacagagagtgagtgagagagtgagagtgtgagagagagagtgagagagtggcagagagtgggagacagagagtgagtgagagagtgagagtgtgagagagagagagtggcagagagtgggagacagagagtgagtgagagagtgagagagtgagaggcacagagtgagagtgagtgagtgagtgagcgagtggatgaaagtgagtgagtgagtgagtggatgacTGGGTATGTAAGTATGCATGATGGAATGGCATCTGTGACTGTCCCCCACTCATGACCTCACACTTGTACATAAACCCTTGTGTCTCAGGTGCCCCCGCTCATGACATCACAATGCTATGGAAGTCTTTTCCATTATGGTAAATGAGTTTTAGTTTTTCTATGCATTTCACATGTAGTCCTGTTGGATTTGTACAGGATTCGATAGAACTCTGTTCTGTCATATATTCGTGCTCATTCATACTTGACAGAATGCCAGATCCccgttttattatttcatattcgAAAGAATGTAAACCTTCtacatcatttttcatttcacaagTTCAAAGTTTCAGCCAGCTCTATTTAATGCCAATATATCATAACTGATCAAATTGATTCAATATGCCACACGACTATAAAGCTTTGTCGGGAAAATggggatttttgttttttttactgttcctgagattttcattgatttatttatttttacaaggttttttttttcttgcaccaCACTGAAAATATGCATCAATAAAGGTTCCActtcataaaacataaagatAGCCTTTCTCCGTACGGATTCAAAAACACAGTCTGAAACTCTGTTATCCCTTCCGTGTCTGTGCGAAATAACCgcacaggaaaataaaatgcgAAACCAATTGAAAACATGAGATAAAATGgctgacaaaatggctgacctcCGGCAGTTGGGCGGCTTCGACGGGACCGGCCGGCTCCGCTGCGTGGAGGCGTATTCCCCGCCGGCGGACCGCTGGCGCACCGTGCGCGGAATGCCCAAGGCCTGCAGCAACTTCGGCCTGGGCGTGCTGGACGACCAGCTGTTCACCGCCGGCGGTCTGGAGACCTTCGCCAGCACGGACTGCGTGAGGAGCTACAATGAGACCACCGGCAGGTGGAGCAAATTCAAGAGGATGAAGTACTCCAGAGGGGCCCTAAGCTGCTGCGTGGTGTCTGACCTGCCAAATATAACCCAGTATACCGCACCCCGAAAACAGTACATCACCTCGCACCCAAACTAACCTGCCAAACATAACTCAGTATACCGCACCCCGAAAAACAATACATCACCTCGCACCCGAACTAACCTGCCAAACATAACCCAGTATACCGCACCCCGAAAACAATACATCACCTCGCACCCAAACTAACCTGCCCAACATAACCCAGTATACCGCACCCCGAAAACAATATATCACCTCGCACCCGAACTAACCTGCCAAACATAACCCAATATACTACACCCAAAACACTCTATAACCTCCACCCGAACCACCCTGCTTAACATAACCCAGTATACTACACCCCAAAACACTCTATAACCTCCACCCAAACTACCCTGCCTAACATAACCCAGTATACCGCACCCCAAAAACAATACATCACCTCGCACGCAAACTAACCTGCCCAACATAACCCAGTATACCGCACCCCAAAAACAATACATCACCTCGCACCCAAACTAACCTGCCTAACATAACCCAATATACTACACCCAAAACACTCTTTAACCTCcacccaaaccaccctgcctaATATAACCCAGTATACTGCACCCCGAAAACAATATATCACCTCGCACCCAAACTAACCTGCCTAACATAACCCAATATACTACACTCAAAACACTCTATAACCTCCACCCGAACTACCCTGCCTAACATAACCCAGTATACTGCACCCCGAAAACAATATATGACCTCGTACCCGAACCACCCTGCCAAACATAACCCAGTACACTGCACCCCTAAACTCTCTATAAACCCCACACTGTATCTTACTCTGACAACATGGGTCAACTCGCTGAACTCATTCCATGTCCCCTGAATCAATGCattattaacaaatacattcactCTGAACCACAAGAAGCATTTCCCATCAAGCTTTTGAGGTCATTTGATGTCATAAACCTGTGCACATATTTTATTCACATTGTTAGGAAAAATAACACTGGTTTCCTCTTATTCATCTTTTGTGGTCTGTTTGCAACATTAATAGAAACAGTCAAAATCCCTTATTTTAATGTACGTTCTTATAATTTATGAAtgaaacccaccccccccccaaaaaaaaaaaaaaaaaaacgtatacACCGCAGTCCGTTTGTACTTGGACAGTTCTGGTCTTTtagctctgtagtccagcacattgaatttgaaatgaaacaataaatgtgactttaaagtgcagactgtcctcTGTCCTCAATTTGAGGGAATCTACATTTACATCAGGTGTGTAGGAATCACATTCCTTTCTATACATActagttggcttctcagctgcttctgaagaGGTGTAATAAATTGCTTCCtcaatgcaggtataagaaagcttcaTGGATCTAGTCTCAATTCTAGGCTTTTGCCTTCAGAGTCTGTTGTTGGCATTTGTCAGcatgaggcccagagttgaGCCGATGACAGAAGCCATTGGGGGAAACAAGAAGAAACAGTCAGAGACGTAGGCTAAACAAAAGGCAGAACTTCATTGAACTTTTACACCTTTTTGGCAAGTTTGACAAAACTGCTGCACAAAAAATATCAGACAATCCCAGAAATGTAAAGTACACTCAACATGACATACTTCAAGAACTTGTCTACGGAATTACACCAAAGCGCGACAGCTTttgagcagaaaaaaaaaagaacaggggACTGCCAGCACCACACTGAAATTTCTGTCCATACTCCGGCCATACAAAGACAGTCATCGATTTATACTGACTTCTGTACATCTCTGTGACACTTCCTGTGACATTGCACATCATGTGAGTACAATCTTTCGTGCTTGAGGCTCGTGAAGAACCACCTGAGAAGCACCATGGAGATAGCTGAAACAGTAACCTGCAACCAATGCAGGACACCATTGGCTTGTTTGCTGTGATTGCTGTGTTTAACTGTGGTAGCAGTGTATTCTGTCATGTTGGCACTTTTTCTGTTGATGCTAACGTTATTACAGTGAATGTGTATGTTGCCATTCATtcaacactttacaataaggtcatGCAAATTGCCATTATTGCCCCAttatatagggcggcctgtagcgtagtggttaaggtaaatgactgggacacacaaggtcggtggttctaatcccggtgtagcgacaataagatccgcacagccgttgggcccttgagcaaggcccttaaccctgcattgctccaggggaggattgtctcctgcttagtctaatcaactgtacgtcgctctggataagagcgtctgccaaatgccaataataataatgataatgtagttattaacatgaattaatgatttacaaatgcattaattaagcatgaatttcacttttcattagttcatttatttcttaaCTCTTgactatttatacattagcaaaccataggataagcATATAATAAGTTAACAGAAACATTTACCGATTctctcattccaatatgaattggcattaacaaatgtttttagCATGTATtcaaagctgaacagcttatCGTTTCAGTAGTTAGATAATTAACTACAttatttcatgccaattcatgtaaccttaatgtaatgttaccaGTTTGCATAATGGTGACAGAGATGGAGGAAAGGGTCATTTTATGACAGTGGCTCTTGCAGAAATAGTTTCGTGAATGTGGCCTGAGCTGGACAAGGTGGAATACCACTAAGCAAAATCAATGCACAGTATGCCTTTTGTAGTGGCTGTGCTTTATCTAACCAACAGAAGATGGCTGAAACAGTATGGAGACCTCATGCACATGTTACAGTACATGCAGGGATGTCAAATT
It encodes the following:
- the LOC133114138 gene encoding kelch-like protein 10 translates to MDYGVLNKLRLEGKLCDAVIEVSGTRFSAHKAILCTSSSYFCSVFTGSVHAEQQEHSVPGVSADTMRLLIEHVYGQDLEVTEANVAPLLEAAVGLGFPRAARACFDFLEARLRPGNCVGIWSAAAPCPGLRLRAYGFILRHFAEVGRTSPEILGLPLPQLCRIAGDDELNVKEESVVFDVILRWIAHCPSEREAYISVLLPKVRMSFLDPDYFRHNVMENPVVKESKECRDLLMKTRRFLQNRLVTRLFSSFTSTQHFLPRLPHAVLLAVGGWSEHGYVAALESYDVRANCWVGVPQDREEPRVYHGAAYLGGFVYCVGGRGEDQFFSSVRRMDVATLEWREAAPMHQRRAYVSVAVLGGRLYAMGGFDGHVGHSTAERYEPETNQWSYIQPMNEQRRDASAATLHGKVYICGGFNGQECVFTVECYTPQTDYWTLITPMNRRRSGLGVVAYGEEIYALGGFDGTGRLRCVEAYSPPADRWRTVRGMPKACSNFGLGVLDDQLFTAGGLETFASTDCVRSYNETTGRWSKFKRMKYSRGALSCCVVSDLPNITQYTAPRKQYITSHPN